DNA from Rhinatrema bivittatum chromosome 1, aRhiBiv1.1, whole genome shotgun sequence:
gtgtgtatgtttattgaataaggatattaatctccaggtagtagccatcattcccacaagccacccccatgcctattctcttcattcacatcctctagactttatggatccacagtgtttatcccatgcccctttgaaatccttcacagttctagtcttcaccacttcctccggaagggcgttccaggcatccaccaccctctccatgaagaaatacttcctgacattggttctgagtctttctccatggagcttcaaatcgtgacccctggttctgctgatttttttgcaacggaaaaggtttgtcgtcgtctttggatcattaaaacctttcaagtatctgaaagtctgtatcctatcacccctgcttctcctttcctccagggtgtacatatttagattcttcaatctctcctcataagtcattcgctgaagaccatccatctttttggtcgcccttctctgtactgcctccatcctgtctctgtccctttggagatacggtctccagaactgagcacagtactccaggtgaggcctcaccaaggacctgaacaaggggataatcacttcccttttcttactcgatattcctctctccatgcagcccagcattcttctggcttttgctatcgccttgtcacattgtttcgctgacttcagatcattagacaccatcaccccaaggtctctctcttgccccgtgcacatcagcccttctccccccatcgaatacagttcattcggatttccacaccccatgtgcatgactctgcacttcttggcattgaatctcagctgcagGGCAGATTGTGGGAAAGTAGTGgtccgggggatttttctccatactggcccaatTACACAtataatataatttacatatatattcaccagtggtggattgcaggaaaatataggcctgggggattttttcaaaaccagcccgtGGGGTAACTGATGCACTCATGtattttccctgcagcacatgtgtcaagAGGTCCCAAAAGCAGGCTATGTTAATTGTGGAGCCTGATGAAATTGAGCTAAAATATCTACAAAATAAACTTcttgtgaggtaaaaatattagttacaacatgtatattatacttGTATGGAGTGCtgaaaaaccctacaaaaaagtaaaaaagatccttggaattggtattaggtcAATTGTAATGTGTTCAAATAACAACAAGAGATTGATATGAATTTTATGAGTGAGTTGTTAGTATGATTGTTAGTTTGATTGAATATGATTTGGGTGTGAGTGATGTAATGTTTTTTAATTGAAGTATTAAACACATTATTGTAATTTGTATAATTAATGCTTAAGAGATGTAGTttctgtatgctgatgacatttttcTAAGGGAATAAACAATTGTTTATGATGTAAAAAGAGTACATCAATATTGATATGTGCTTGTATCCCACTCTGAAGGAgtgttattttgatatttagtgTTAAGCACTGATTAGGGAGTAATATtgcctgatatatatatatatcagccaCCAAGATTTGATGAACCAGGCAGAGAGTAGTGGTGTATAAACTGCAtaaatctatatatttatttatttatttatttatttcaaatttttatataccggcattcgagacagcagttacatcatgctggttcacataaaacaggggtgcatagtaaacataactataacaaggtgctgaaaaggcagttacatataacagggtgataagaacttggatgagaaggaagagaaaggataggttattaatttacatatgtaaaacaatagaatggataaccaaggtgtagttggagatcaGTTGACTATGTTGGCTGATGCaaatccaacattactctctgcatcaacagtactgttgcaactccaacattactctctgcataaAAGGTActcatgcaactccaacattactctctgcatcaatggcagggggtggcaggaaattggaatcaagCAGTTACCAAGGGCCCTCAAGTTGgcagttggtgaaacagataagtatgggaaaataagtgtgagagcttgctgggcagattggaagggctatttggtctttttttgccgtcatttctatatttctatcttTTCTATGAGAAtagtcgctcccctgtgtggattctcgtgtgtcttgtgagggcacccttctcagtgaagcttttattacattcactacatgagaatggtcgctcccctgtgtggattctcatgtgacttgtgagggcacccttctcagtgaatcttttattacattcactacatgagaatggtcgctcccctgtgtggattctcatgtgacgtgtgagggcacccttctcagtgaatcttttattacattcactacatgagaatggtcgctcccctgtgtggattctcatgtgattTGTGAGGGCACgcttctcagtgaatcttttattacattcactacatgagaatggtccctcacctgtgtggattctcatgtgacttgtgagggcactcttcacagggaagcttttattacattcagtacatgagaatggtcgctcccctgtatggattctcatgtgttttaTGAGGGCACACTTCACAGTGAAGCTTTtactacattcagtacatgagaatggtcgctcccctgtgtggattttcatgtgacttgtgagggcacccttctcagtgaagcttttattacattcactacatgagaatggtcgctcccctgtgtggattctcatgtgacttatgagggcacccttctcagtgaagcttttattacattcactacacgAGAATAGtccctcacctgtgtggattctcatgtgatgtgtgagggcacTCTTCttagggaagcttttattacattcagtacatgagaatggtcgctcccctgtgtggattctcatgtgttttgtgagggcacccttttcagtgaatcttttattacattcactacatgagaatggcctctcccctgtgtggattcttatgTGACTTGTCAGGGCACTCTTCttagggaagcttttattacattcagtacatgagaatggtcgctcccctgtgtggattttcatgtgttttgtgagggcacccttctcagtgaagcttttactacattcagtacatgagaatagtcgctcacctgtgtggattctcatgtgttttgtgagggcacccttctcagtgaagcttttattacattcactacatgagaatagtctCTTAGcagtgtggattctcatgtgttttgtgagctTACCCTTCAcactgaatcttttattacattcagtacatgagaacggtagctcccctgtgtggattcttacatgacttgtgagggcacccttctcagtgaagcttttattacattcactacatgagaatggtcgctcccctgtgtggattctcatgtgacgtGTGAGGGTACCCTTCagagtgaatcttttattacattcagtacatgagaatagtcgctcacctgtgtggattaTCATGTGATTTCTGAGGCCACCCGTcgcagtgaatcttttattacattcagtacatgagaatggtttcTCCCCTGTGTGGCTTCTTATATGACTTGTGAGGGCACTCTttacagtgaatcttttattacactcactacatgagaatagtctctcatcagtgtggattctcatgtgtgtgGTGAGGGTACTCTTCACagagaagcttttattacattcactacatgagaatagtctCTTCGcagtgtggattctcatgtgtgttGTAAGGGTGCTCTTcatagtgaatcttttattacattcagtacacaTGTATGGTCTTTCACctttgtggattttctggtgatgGGCGAGTAGTGTTTTGCTAATGAAATgttttccacattcagtacagGAGAATGatctctcccctgtgtggatgCGCTGGTGCACCATTAGCGTGTCCTTACGACTGAAACTTTTCCCACACTCTGCGCAAGTAAAGCGTTTGTTTCTAGTGTGGATTTGCTGGGGTGGTGTGAGGTTTTTCTTCCTAACAAAACATTTTCCACCTTTAGTCCAAGAGAAGGGTTTTACTCCAGTGTGGATTTTGGGATGTAATTTTAGCTTATACTTACTAATTAAATTTTTCCTCCAATCATTGGAGGGGAAGGGTTGCTCTAATTTAAGTCTGCTGAGGTGcacttttagatttttcttctgCTTGAAGATTTTCCCACGTTTACTGCATAGAAACGGTGGTTGgagtgggtgggatttctggtgcaATATTAAATGTGATTCCTTATGAAAGCTTTTACCACAGGAGTCACAcagaaaggatttcttccctttcccctccctctggtGAAGGTCAGACATCTTTTGACCACTGTTATTACTCTGGAATGGTCTCTCTGTGCTCACGGGTCTCGAGTGCTGAGGGACGACTTTGACCTCCATCTCCCATGCTGTGACTCCATCGCGTGAGTATCCTGCAGGGTCTGTCTGCCTCTTCTCTGACTCTTGCTGACTATTCCTTGTGTTGTTCCTCTCAGTCCCCTGCGAAACATTAAAAAAGGCATTCCCTGATCCTTCTTCAATAGGatgttcttctcgattctcctcctTTCTGTGCTGTGTGACCTCATCACTTGCTAGGGAGatgagggtctcataattctccttcatcacgtCCCTGTCTAAAAGGCCTAAAGCAAGCTGCTAGAGCATGGGATGACAAACTGAGCAAGAGGCTGAGAAGTATGGATTCAAGCAAGGAGAAGCTGACCCCTGTCTTTACTCTGGACACAAACATGGAAGACGGTTGTACTGTTTGTGCTGTGTAGATGACCTGATTATATTACATGACCTGAATGTCACCCGTTAAGAGAACATGGCTTATTATGGAATTAGAATAGAACAGACCCTCTGGGTATCTTGGGGTCTTCATTTCTAGGCAAAGAGGCTGCAGAGAGTAATGCTGTGGAATAGAAAAGCAGAGCTAAGCATTTTGTTTTTGCACGTGTGAAGTCTTATGATTAACTCATAACTGCCTGAAATCAAGAATTATTTTATGCCACACCTGGAGTATTAGATCATAAATGAAACTCCaattcttcctctttctgtaGCAGATAAACATGTTTTACATTGGAAAGAGTGAAAAACATCACATGATGCTCATTTAAGATGGAGGTTTATAGGACACAGTGGTATGGGGGTGCAGTGCCAGCCAGGACGTCAGCAGCCACGAGCATAGCCCATACCGCtcgtggcagaagaagagggaggcctccgggcTGGGAGCAGGGGAAGCAGGGCCTGTGTAAGCACTGGGAGCATTAGAGGTCTGGAGCCAgcaactgcatagccttttcttcttcccacctgtGTGGCCCAAAAGAGGCTGGTTCAGCgcaggcaggaaaaaggaaaggtcatgcaATCGCAGCCTGGGTCGCATGAagaggcagcaacagcactgctccccctccccaccacaagTGCAGGAATCAGAGCCTCATCAGCCCCCGCactgcctcaagaaaaatgaagagagcCCCGTCTGtcacaggggctggaggaggaagctgctgctgtcaagcggggtaggaagtgagagaatCTGTGTAtgcctatctgtgtgtgtgtgtttgtgtgtgtgtgagcatctctgtgtgtgagtgattggagagtctgtgtatgtctgtgtgtgtatgtctgtgtgtgtgtgtttgtgtgtgtgtgagcatctctgtgtgtgagtgattggagagtctgtgtatgtatgtgtatgtatgtctgtgtgtgtgtgtttgtatgtgtgtgagcatctctgtgtgtgactgatgggagagtctgtgtatgtctgtctgtgtgtgtttgtgtgtgtgtgtgattgatggaagagtctgtgtatgtctgtctgtgtgtgtgtgagcacctGTGATGTGACTGAtgggagagtctgtgtatgtctgtctgtgtgtgcatgggcATCTCTATATGTGACTGATGGGAGAgactgtgtatgtctgtgtgtgtgtgtgtttgtgtgtgtgtgagcatctcTGTCTGTGACTTAtgggagagtctgtgtatgtctgtctgtgtgtgtgtgagcatctctgtgtgtgactgatgggagagactgtgtatgtctgtctgtgtttgtgtgtgtgtgagcatctcTGAGTGCGACTGATGGGAAAGTCTGTgtatgtttgtctgtgtgtgtttgtgtgtgtgtgagactgatgggagagtctgtgtatgtctgtctgtatgtgtttgtgtgtgtgtgagcatctcTGTGTGTTACTGAtgggagagtctgtgtatgtctctgtgtgtttgtgtatgtgtgagcatctCTATGTGTGACTGAtgggagagtctgtgtatgtctgtctgcatgtgtttgtgtgtgtgtgtgactgatgggagagtctgtgtatgtctgtctgtgtgtttgtgtgtgagtgagcatctCTGTGTGTGACTGATCGGAGCATCTGtgtatgtctatgtgtgtgtttgtgtgtgtgagcatccctgtgtgtgactgatgtgagagtctgtgtatgtctatctgtgtttgtgtgtatgtgtgagcatctctgtgtgtgactgatgggagagtctgtgtatgtctgtgtgtgtgtgtttgtgtgtgtttgactgatgggagagtctgtgtatgtctgtctgtgtttgtgtgtgtgtgagcatctctgtgtgtgactgatgggagagtctgtgtatgtctgtctctgtttgtgtgtgtgtgagcatctctgtgtgtgactgatgggagagcctgtgtatgtctgtgtgtgtttgtatgtgtgtgagcatctCTGTGTATGACTGAtgggagagtctgtgtatgtctgTCTGTGAGTATTTCTGTTTGTGTGACTGAtgggagagtctgtgtatgtctgtctgtgtgtggtgtgtgtgtgagcagcTCTGTGTATGACTGACGGGAGAGTctgtatgtctgtctgtgtgtgtttgtgtgtgtgtgactgatgggagagtctgtgtgtgtttgtgtgtgtgtgagcatctcTGTGTGTGACTGATGGGAGGGTCtgtgtatgtctgtctgtgtgtgtttgtgtgtgtgagagcatctcTGTGTATGACTGATGGGAGAGtgtgtatgtctgtctgtgtgtgtttttgtgtgtgtgactgatgGGAGAGgctatgtatgtttgtgtgtgtgtgagcatttcTGATGTGACTTATGGGAGAGTCTGTGTttgtagtggaaagtgttctaaacatcaaaatcacagaacatatagaaagacatggtttaatggaacaaagtcagcttggctttacccagggcaagtcttgcctcacaaatctgcttcacttttttgaaggagttaataaacatgtggataaaggcgaaccggtagatatagtatacttggattttcagaaggcgtttgacaaagttcctcatgagaggcttctaggaaaagtaaaaagtcatgggataggtggcgatgtcctttcgtggattgcaaacttatagaaacatagaaacatagaaatgacggcagaagaagaccaaatggcccatccagtctgcccagcaagcttccctcatttcttttctcatacttatctgtttctcttagctcttggttctaattcccttccacccccaccattaatgtagagagcggtgatggagctgcatccaagtgaaatatctagcttgagtagttagaggtagtaggggtagtaaccgccgcaataagcaagctacacccatgcttatttgtttttacccagattatgttatacagcccttattggttgtttatcttctcccctgctgttgaagcagggagctatgctggatatgcgtgaggtatcagtttttttcttctcccctgccgttgaagcagagagctatgctggatatgcattgaaagtgaagtatcaggcacatttggtttggggtagtaaccgccgtaacaagccagctactccccgctttgtgagtgtgaatccttttttcttctcccctgccgtttaagcagagagctctgctggatgtgtgaagtaacagtttttcttttcccctgctgttgaagcagagaactatgctggatatgcattgaagtgaagtataagaatggagtgatcaagctagttgaaaggcatcaggaatagaggaaggtggaggtagtaatttggatatttggtttggggtagtaactagggatgtgaatcgttttttggtttggggtagtaactagggatgtgaatcagggtagtaactagggatgtgaatcggggtagtaactagggatgtgaatcgttttttgacgatttaaaatatcgtccgatatattttaaatcgtcaaaaatcgttagggccatgatacaata
Protein-coding regions in this window:
- the LOC115073690 gene encoding gastrula zinc finger protein XlCGF26.1-like: MKENYETLISLASDEVTQHRKEENREEHPIEEGSGNAFFNVSQGTERNNTRNSQQESEKRQTDPAGYSRDGVTAWEMEVKVVPQHSRPVSTERPFQSNNSGQKMSDLHQREGKGKKSFLCDSCGKSFHKESHLILHQKSHPLQPPFLCSKRGKIFKQKKNLKVHLSRLKLEQPFPSNDWRKNLISKYKLKLHPKIHTGVKPFSWTKGGKCFVRKKNLTPPQQIHTRNKRFTCAECGKSFSRKDTLMVHQRIHTGERSFSCTECGKHFISKTLLAHHQKIHKGERPYMCTECNKRFTMKSTLTTHMRIHTAKRLFSCSECNKSFSVKSTLTTHMRIHTDERLFSCSECNKRFTVKSALTSHIRSHTGEKPFSCTECNKRFTATGGLRNHMIIHTGERLFSCTECNKRFTLKGTLTRHMRIHTGERPFSCSECNKSFHTGERPFSCSECNKSFTEKGALTSHMKIHTGERPFSCTECSKSFTVKCALIKHMRIHTGERPFSCTECNKSFPVKSALTSHMRIHTGEGPMRIHTGERPFSCSECNKRFTEKGALTSHMRIHTGE